In Nostoc sp. ATCC 53789, the following are encoded in one genomic region:
- a CDS encoding AAA family ATPase produces MLTEVMEHFRLVKEFPKAGYYETDHQKQMFKDIKAAIHSGKLIAITGIIGCGKTTTLRRLFDVLEKEGKILVSKSLSVDKERATLPTLIAALFYDLSTDKEIKIPKDGEKRERELRDLIRKGKKSVALFVDEAHDLHYSTLTGLKRLIEVVEDGGGTLSVVLAGHPKLKNDLRRPTMEEIGYRATVFSLEGIVGNQREYIEWLVSECTISDTPIGEILEAEAIELLATRLLTPLQIEQHLTLALEAAYRVAVKPVTTVIVESVLSKQIDDLEPTLTRHGYDVRGLAEQFNAKPAEIKSLFRGQLDPTRARELQEQMLAAGLPL; encoded by the coding sequence ATGCTCACTGAAGTAATGGAACACTTTCGTTTGGTCAAGGAATTTCCCAAGGCTGGTTACTACGAAACAGACCATCAAAAGCAAATGTTCAAAGACATTAAAGCTGCCATCCATTCAGGGAAACTGATTGCCATAACGGGAATTATTGGGTGTGGCAAGACGACTACTTTACGACGCTTGTTTGATGTTTTGGAGAAAGAAGGTAAGATTCTAGTCTCGAAGTCCCTTTCTGTAGATAAAGAACGGGCGACACTGCCAACACTTATTGCTGCTTTATTCTACGATTTATCCACAGATAAGGAAATTAAAATCCCTAAAGACGGTGAAAAACGGGAACGGGAACTACGCGACCTGATTAGAAAAGGTAAAAAGTCAGTAGCACTGTTTGTTGATGAGGCTCATGACCTTCATTACAGTACCCTGACGGGACTCAAACGTTTAATCGAAGTAGTTGAAGACGGTGGTGGCACACTTTCAGTGGTGCTGGCTGGTCATCCCAAACTGAAAAATGATCTGCGCCGTCCGACTATGGAAGAAATCGGTTATCGAGCAACAGTCTTCTCCTTGGAAGGCATTGTTGGCAATCAGCGAGAATATATTGAATGGCTAGTATCTGAATGCACTATCTCTGATACTCCAATTGGTGAAATATTGGAGGCGGAAGCTATTGAATTACTTGCCACGCGGCTCTTGACACCACTACAAATTGAGCAACATTTGACACTAGCTTTGGAGGCGGCGTACCGAGTCGCGGTCAAACCTGTGACTACGGTGATTGTGGAGTCAGTTCTGTCAAAGCAAATTGACGATTTGGAACCCACTCTCACAAGGCATGGCTATGACGTGAGGGGCTTGGCGGAACAGTTCAATGCCAAGCCGGCTGAAATTAAATCGCTGTTTCGCGGACAACTTGATCCCACTCGTGCGCGTGAATTACAAGAGCAAATGCTAGCTGCGGGGTTGCCACTTTAA
- a CDS encoding DDE-type integrase/transposase/recombinase → MPAEALTNLRHRLDMLPSRCQERRQLMEETASLYGVSIDTLYRALRNSSRPKSINRSDSGTPRKLSQAEMELYCEVIAATKIRTCNKKGRHVSTARAIELLEDFGMNTPQGFIKPPKGLLTKATVNRYLKTWGYDHLTMTRQPPAVRFQATHSNECWHFDLSPSDLKHVKQPLWVETGKGNPLLMLYSVVDDRSGVCYQEYHCVYGEDVTAALRFLFNAMTASTSDGCPFQGIPEMIYTDNGPIAKSHVFQNVMDCLGIKLASHLPAGKDGRRVTARSKGKVERPFRTVKEAHETLYHFHEPENEVEANLWLRQYLLNYNDQKHRTEAHSRLEDWLRNLPKSGIRQMCSWERFCTFAREPQRRKVDATARVSVEGVAYEVNPDLAGETVVLWWGLFDNELYVEKGDQRYGPFYPVDGPIPLHRYRKHKKTKTEERADRIADLALKLGLPRTALDKNADLQFLVDKYKEIEPTVTPFKDPDPFQEFTYPTVLFAKLAISDYLAKPLAKLSTEQIAFIDGLLAETLNKKVIIERVRQYFHSNKGGQQNAH, encoded by the coding sequence ATTCCAGCAGAAGCTTTAACCAACTTGCGTCATCGACTTGATATGTTACCAAGCCGTTGCCAAGAACGTCGGCAACTCATGGAAGAAACAGCTTCATTGTATGGAGTGTCTATTGATACTCTATATCGTGCTTTGCGTAACTCATCACGCCCCAAATCGATCAACCGTTCAGATAGCGGGACACCTCGAAAGCTATCACAGGCGGAAATGGAACTTTACTGTGAAGTCATTGCAGCAACGAAAATCCGCACTTGCAACAAGAAAGGGCGGCACGTCTCCACTGCACGGGCGATTGAACTTTTAGAAGATTTCGGGATGAACACCCCACAAGGTTTTATCAAACCACCCAAGGGGTTGTTAACTAAAGCCACTGTCAACCGTTATTTGAAAACATGGGGCTACGACCATCTCACAATGACTCGTCAACCGCCTGCGGTACGTTTTCAAGCAACTCACAGTAATGAATGTTGGCATTTCGACCTTAGCCCGTCCGATTTAAAACACGTAAAGCAGCCCTTATGGGTGGAAACGGGTAAAGGGAATCCGCTATTGATGCTTTATAGTGTCGTTGATGACCGCAGTGGTGTGTGTTACCAGGAATACCATTGTGTTTATGGAGAGGATGTAACAGCAGCGTTGCGCTTCCTATTTAATGCAATGACGGCTTCCACCTCGGATGGATGCCCCTTCCAGGGAATTCCTGAGATGATCTATACGGACAACGGGCCAATTGCCAAAAGCCATGTATTTCAAAATGTGATGGACTGCCTGGGAATCAAGCTTGCTAGCCATCTGCCTGCGGGTAAAGATGGGAGAAGGGTAACGGCTCGCTCCAAAGGAAAAGTGGAAAGACCGTTCCGGACAGTCAAAGAAGCCCATGAGACTCTGTATCATTTTCACGAACCAGAAAACGAAGTTGAGGCTAACCTATGGCTACGGCAGTATCTGCTAAATTATAACGACCAAAAACACCGTACAGAAGCGCACTCACGCTTAGAGGATTGGTTGCGAAATCTGCCAAAAAGCGGAATCAGGCAGATGTGTAGTTGGGAACGATTTTGTACTTTTGCCCGCGAACCGCAACGAAGGAAAGTGGATGCAACAGCCAGAGTATCAGTTGAGGGCGTGGCTTATGAAGTAAACCCAGACTTAGCAGGCGAAACTGTGGTGCTGTGGTGGGGTCTTTTTGATAACGAATTATATGTAGAGAAAGGCGACCAACGCTATGGCCCATTTTACCCAGTTGATGGGCCTATCCCCTTGCATCGCTATCGCAAACACAAGAAAACTAAAACCGAAGAACGGGCAGACCGGATTGCAGATTTAGCTCTTAAGCTGGGCTTGCCACGAACTGCCTTGGATAAAAACGCGGATCTGCAATTTTTGGTGGATAAGTACAAGGAAATTGAGCCAACTGTCACACCTTTTAAAGACCCAGACCCGTTCCAAGAATTTACTTATCCCACTGTATTATTCGCTAAACTGGCGATTTCAGATTATCTCGCTAAACCTTTGGCGAAATTATCCACTGAACAAATTGCCTTTATTGATGGGCTGCTAGCTGAGACTTTGAATAAAAAAGTGATTATTGAACGAGTACGGCAGTATTTCCACTCGAACAAAGGAGGGCAGCAAAATGCTCACTGA
- a CDS encoding tyrosine-type recombinase/integrase, which translates to MDTLYLSEAEALLIEYEAFLKGKTHSTIDAYMRIIRQLLLWIVEHPGSGGDFQPEQLTKTAMEIYLAYLDTSGYSIAHQARVKSAVSGFARWLIEEKGILRRNPTRGLNIPAQPLLAPRQLTPDQRYILRNLIEKDGHPRSMAVFALGYWAGCRVSDVSWLRIEHTHIGPKVGWLHVGYKGGKARDIDLINAVRKPMYEYIHHGGRDTESDYTFTSQRNERLTEAGIHRWWKNIKAQATVSEWELIHDVTFHDLRHDFAHRAREAGWTLEEVAYYLGHITKKGTPAIQTTVRYTQSSRQQVKDKLALLKG; encoded by the coding sequence GTGGATACACTTTACTTATCTGAAGCCGAAGCACTACTCATAGAGTATGAGGCGTTCCTAAAAGGTAAAACGCATAGCACTATTGATGCCTATATGCGTATCATTAGGCAGCTTCTTCTTTGGATTGTAGAACATCCTGGGAGTGGAGGAGATTTTCAACCCGAACAGTTGACCAAAACGGCGATGGAAATTTATCTCGCCTATCTAGATACGTCAGGTTACAGCATTGCTCACCAAGCACGGGTTAAATCTGCTGTCAGTGGTTTTGCCCGTTGGCTCATTGAGGAGAAGGGAATTTTACGTCGCAACCCCACCAGAGGATTAAACATTCCAGCCCAGCCACTTTTAGCCCCCAGACAATTGACTCCTGACCAACGTTATATTTTACGCAACCTGATCGAAAAAGATGGTCATCCACGTAGCATGGCTGTGTTTGCATTGGGGTACTGGGCTGGTTGTCGCGTGAGTGATGTTTCCTGGCTACGGATAGAGCATACCCATATTGGCCCCAAAGTTGGCTGGTTGCACGTTGGTTACAAGGGTGGTAAGGCGCGAGATATTGATCTAATTAACGCTGTCCGAAAACCAATGTATGAATATATTCATCACGGCGGGCGAGATACTGAGAGTGATTACACTTTTACCTCTCAGCGCAATGAGAGGCTGACCGAAGCCGGCATTCATCGCTGGTGGAAAAACATTAAAGCACAAGCAACTGTTTCTGAGTGGGAACTCATCCATGATGTAACTTTTCATGATCTGCGTCATGATTTCGCTCACCGAGCGCGTGAAGCAGGATGGACTTTGGAGGAGGTTGCTTATTATCTTGGTCATATCACCAAAAAGGGAACTCCAGCTATTCAAACCACGGTTCGGTACACTCAAAGTAGCCGACAGCAAGTGAAAGACAAGCTTGCATTACTCAAGGGATAA
- a CDS encoding AAA family ATPase, whose protein sequence is MKINQITYYDFQRKWNFETIDFSNLTLLVGISGVGKTQILKSIVNIQSIAQGKSLNGVKWDIHFTTENGLEYHWTGEFESKTNVSLIVDDNENEKSEFKINNESLSINGKNIIERDNNQIIFNDQVLPKLSPFQSAIAILSEEEDISPVYKGFNKIIYNDQSNSINEIHIIRYAPLAKKYSSSSLDSLKESDLPTQIKLALVSNYFPEIFNQIKEHFVDIFLQVEDIKLAPNEYAELPIVLAEYPFVQLKEKGVNNWISQNRISSGMFRTLMHISELYLSAEGTVILIDEFENSLGVNCIDVLTDLLLINKKMQFIITSHHPYIINRIGIDNWKIVTRRGGVVKAKDSQYFNLGKSKHEAFMQLINLDAYKEGVE, encoded by the coding sequence ATGAAAATAAATCAAATAACTTATTATGATTTTCAAAGAAAGTGGAACTTTGAGACAATAGATTTTTCTAATTTAACTCTTTTAGTAGGGATATCTGGTGTTGGAAAAACACAAATTTTAAAATCGATTGTTAATATACAAAGTATAGCCCAAGGAAAATCATTGAATGGAGTTAAATGGGATATTCATTTTACAACTGAAAATGGTTTAGAATATCATTGGACTGGAGAATTTGAGAGTAAAACAAATGTATCTTTAATTGTAGATGATAATGAGAATGAAAAATCAGAATTTAAAATTAATAATGAATCTCTATCCATAAACGGTAAAAATATTATTGAGAGAGATAATAATCAAATTATATTTAACGATCAAGTATTACCAAAGCTATCTCCTTTTCAAAGTGCGATAGCCATCTTAAGTGAAGAAGAAGATATTTCCCCAGTATATAAAGGTTTTAATAAAATAATTTATAATGATCAATCGAATAGTATTAATGAAATTCATATTATTAGATATGCACCTTTAGCAAAAAAATATTCCTCTTCGTCTTTAGATTCTCTTAAGGAAAGTGACTTACCAACTCAAATTAAACTAGCGTTAGTTTCTAACTATTTTCCCGAAATATTCAATCAAATCAAAGAACATTTTGTAGACATATTTCTTCAGGTTGAAGATATAAAATTAGCTCCAAATGAATATGCAGAATTACCTATAGTATTAGCAGAGTATCCTTTCGTTCAACTAAAAGAAAAGGGGGTGAATAATTGGATTAGTCAAAACCGAATTTCTTCCGGGATGTTTAGGACATTAATGCATATTAGCGAACTTTATTTATCTGCTGAAGGAACAGTAATTCTGATTGATGAATTTGAAAATAGTCTAGGTGTTAATTGTATTGATGTTTTAACTGACTTACTTTTGATAAATAAAAAAATGCAGTTTATAATCACCAGTCATCATCCCTATATTATCAATAGAATTGGGATAGACAATTGGAAGATTGTGACGCGTCGAGGAGGCGTAGTTAAAGCCAAAGATTCTCAGTATTTTAATCTGGGAAAATCTAAGCATGAAGCCTTCATGCAATTGATCAATCTTGACGCTTATAAAGAGGGTGTTGAATAG
- a CDS encoding tyrosine-type recombinase/integrase, whose translation MRPPPPIRLPNKYYRSREYLTPSEVRSLLDAALERKARYSHRDYTLMLLMFRHGLRVGEAVGAKCGLRWDAVMWGERQIFITREKGSDSGVHPLRDDELELLKQLREMLPDSKYIFVSERGEVMSTDAVRKLLGRLAATAGLDIKVHCHMMRHACGYYLVNQGYNTREIQDFLGHRDIKHTEKYTKLNARRFLNFDWGDL comes from the coding sequence ATGAGGCCGCCACCCCCAATCCGTTTACCTAACAAGTATTACAGGTCTAGAGAATACCTTACACCAAGCGAAGTGCGATCGCTGCTCGATGCCGCACTTGAGCGCAAAGCTCGTTATTCTCACCGTGATTATACACTGATGTTGCTCATGTTTCGCCACGGTCTGAGGGTGGGGGAAGCTGTAGGGGCTAAGTGCGGTTTAAGGTGGGATGCAGTGATGTGGGGCGAACGCCAGATTTTCATCACCAGGGAAAAGGGCAGTGATTCTGGGGTGCATCCCTTGAGAGATGATGAACTGGAATTGCTCAAACAACTCAGAGAGATGTTGCCCGATAGCAAATATATTTTCGTTTCCGAGCGCGGTGAGGTGATGTCTACTGATGCAGTGCGAAAGCTGCTTGGGCGGCTGGCGGCAACTGCTGGGCTTGATATCAAAGTTCACTGTCACATGATGCGCCATGCCTGCGGTTACTATCTGGTAAATCAGGGGTATAACACCAGAGAAATCCAAGACTTTCTGGGACACCGCGATATCAAACACACTGAAAAGTATACAAAGCTAAATGCTCGACGGTTCCTGAATTTTGATTGGGGTGATTTGTGA
- a CDS encoding class I SAM-dependent methyltransferase, protein MVANIFDGNSVFEEDYLYFYETLLTLERTQHEVDLICRLLDLQAGMSILDLACGHGRIANQLGARGYHVTGLDATAFFLEKANQDAASNGVKVEYLQGDMRSLPFSERFNCIINCFTAFGYFDDNENRAVLTQAYRALKVGGKLLIDIQNFSRVLQEFTPELITEREGNYMLARTHYDALTNRTHTERIIIRDGQVRRGQYFVRNFTFPEIRDWLLQTGFSEVEGYGYDGEPFALDSRRMIVVASK, encoded by the coding sequence ATGGTTGCAAATATATTTGATGGTAACAGCGTGTTCGAGGAAGATTATCTTTACTTTTATGAAACGTTGTTGACATTAGAACGGACTCAACACGAAGTTGACCTCATCTGCCGATTACTAGATTTACAAGCAGGGATGAGTATTTTAGACTTAGCTTGTGGGCATGGACGGATTGCTAATCAGCTAGGGGCTCGTGGTTATCATGTGACTGGACTTGATGCAACAGCTTTCTTCTTAGAAAAAGCAAATCAAGATGCGGCTAGCAACGGTGTTAAGGTAGAGTATCTTCAAGGCGATATGCGTTCCCTACCCTTTAGCGAGCGCTTCAACTGCATCATCAACTGCTTCACAGCCTTCGGTTACTTCGATGACAATGAAAATAGAGCGGTCTTAACCCAAGCGTATCGCGCTCTAAAAGTGGGTGGCAAATTGCTAATTGATATTCAGAATTTTAGCCGCGTCTTGCAAGAATTTACGCCTGAGTTAATTACTGAACGTGAGGGGAATTATATGCTCGCACGCACGCACTACGATGCGCTTACCAATCGTACCCATACCGAGCGGATTATCATTCGTGATGGACAAGTGCGGCGCGGTCAATACTTTGTTCGCAATTTTACCTTTCCCGAAATCCGCGATTGGCTCCTGCAAACGGGCTTCAGCGAAGTAGAGGGCTATGGTTACGATGGTGAACCGTTCGCGCTTGATAGCCGCAGAATGATTGTGGTAGCAAGCAAATGA
- the psbA gene encoding photosystem II q(b) protein, whose translation MTATLQQRSSANVWDQFCEWITSTNNRIYIGWFGVVMIPTLLAATACFVIAFIAAPPVDIDGIREPVAGSLIYGNNIISGAVVPSSNAIGLHFYPIWEAASLDEWLYNGGPYQLVIFHFLIGVFCYLGREWELSYRLGMRPWIAIAYSAPVAAATAVFLVYPIGQGSFSDGMPLGISGTFNFMIVFQAEHNILMHPFHQLGVAGVFGGSLFSAMHGSLVTSSLVRETTETESQNYGYKFGQEEETYNIVAAHGYFGRLIFQYASFNNSRSLHFFLAAWPVIGIWFTALGVSTMAFNLNGFNFNQSIIDSEGRVIATWADVINRANLGMEVMHERNAHNFPLDLAAGDLAPVALTAPAING comes from the coding sequence ATGACAGCAACCTTACAACAGCGCTCAAGCGCTAACGTATGGGATCAATTCTGTGAGTGGATTACCAGCACCAACAACCGCATCTACATCGGTTGGTTCGGCGTAGTAATGATCCCCACCTTGCTAGCGGCCACCGCTTGCTTCGTAATCGCTTTCATCGCCGCTCCTCCAGTAGACATCGATGGTATCCGTGAACCTGTAGCAGGTTCCTTGATCTACGGGAACAACATCATCTCTGGTGCAGTAGTACCTTCCTCCAACGCTATCGGCTTGCACTTCTACCCAATTTGGGAAGCAGCTTCCTTAGACGAGTGGTTGTACAACGGCGGCCCTTACCAATTGGTAATTTTCCACTTCCTGATTGGCGTATTCTGCTACTTGGGTCGTGAATGGGAACTATCCTACCGCTTAGGTATGCGTCCTTGGATTGCTATTGCATATTCTGCACCTGTTGCAGCAGCAACCGCAGTATTCTTGGTATACCCGATCGGACAAGGTTCATTCTCTGATGGTATGCCTTTGGGTATCTCAGGAACATTCAACTTCATGATCGTGTTCCAAGCAGAACACAACATCTTGATGCACCCCTTCCACCAACTAGGTGTAGCTGGTGTATTCGGCGGAAGTTTGTTCTCTGCAATGCACGGTTCATTAGTAACAAGTTCCTTAGTTCGTGAAACAACCGAAACCGAGTCACAAAACTACGGTTACAAATTCGGTCAAGAAGAAGAAACCTACAACATCGTTGCAGCTCACGGCTACTTCGGTCGTCTAATCTTCCAATACGCTTCTTTCAACAACAGCCGTTCACTGCACTTCTTCTTAGCAGCATGGCCTGTAATCGGCATCTGGTTCACTGCCTTGGGTGTAAGCACAATGGCGTTCAACTTGAACGGTTTCAACTTCAACCAATCAATCATTGACTCTGAAGGTCGTGTGATTGCAACTTGGGCGGATGTAATCAACCGCGCTAACCTGGGTATGGAAGTAATGCACGAGCGTAACGCTCACAACTTCCCTCTAGATTTGGCTGCTGGTGATCTTGCTCCTGTAGCTCTTACCGCTCCTGCTATCAACGGTTAA
- a CDS encoding VapE domain-containing protein gives MVALLTGQETVGRSVMSRDLASKPMEVTKHLPCPHCGKPDWCYSIGELTVCNRDVQPASGWEQTSKTDRNGKPYYAPVLHQKPPRPQGKKEYIYYDRSGQPLVKVTRIDDGNGKKRIFQSHWDSHNWVKGLTDEAKASIPIYRYSEIKAAIADGRTIFIVEGEGIADILWEMDIPATTTIGGALKYRAYGNYQADLEDANLVLCPDRDEPGLKHMEDIFKDFPNALWLYAPPNEFYWTHLPKNGGLDIKDWVQDGATVDDILQAISDRRIVVDALNKSLEADAERSRTTESKLEQKFNQIRAVWGERLRWNTLKKQVELDGQPLPLDRIDLKIARQIHIDISKEQGKGIVLDLAQENPYSPVVEYLERVSHKHTDVEISILDTIASRYFGTNNPLHAALMKRTLIAAVARAYEPGCKHDEITILQGKQKSLKSTFWRVLAGKQFFTDDISGTEKDEIMKIGQYWLLEYAEFENSYKKKDVSQLKAFLSRLTDSIRRPYGTDIEDLPRPSIFVGTTNQDEFLYDPTGERRFWVVSVLVNRINIQLLQKERDLIWAAAVAAYKSGEQWHLTDTEDEWLEAANKHYQSTDPWEAEIMAWANIRNEVSASEILSEVLKIELAKQGMAEKNRVTQILRANGWNRGSRKRIAGKLLYPWTKPQLETRTESGTPLEQQLEQSETIAPQELEIECSSCSSDSPKLLENFDSSGGENFTPPPEKDKSLKSDWNKTEPENTETVIQQASDSCSSLCSTTSVDRVIANAELIRESIVDESWQMIDELIEEWTDEFKSAVWGLLTPVERKAVKQLKPKA, from the coding sequence ATGGTAGCCCTTTTAACAGGACAAGAGACCGTTGGCCGCTCCGTAATGTCAAGGGATCTCGCCTCCAAACCAATGGAGGTAACAAAGCATTTACCCTGCCCCCACTGTGGTAAACCAGACTGGTGCTACTCAATAGGAGAATTGACAGTCTGCAACCGCGATGTCCAACCCGCTTCTGGGTGGGAGCAAACATCAAAGACTGACCGCAACGGCAAGCCATACTACGCACCAGTCTTGCATCAAAAACCGCCGCGTCCCCAAGGCAAGAAAGAATATATTTACTACGACCGCTCAGGGCAACCATTGGTTAAGGTAACTCGCATTGATGACGGCAACGGGAAAAAGCGAATCTTTCAGTCACATTGGGATAGTCACAACTGGGTTAAAGGATTAACTGATGAAGCAAAAGCCTCTATTCCCATTTATCGTTATAGCGAAATCAAAGCAGCGATCGCAGATGGTAGAACCATCTTCATCGTAGAGGGTGAAGGCATAGCCGATATTCTTTGGGAGATGGATATACCTGCCACGACCACAATCGGCGGCGCTCTGAAGTATCGCGCCTACGGCAATTACCAAGCGGATTTAGAAGATGCTAATCTAGTTCTTTGTCCCGACCGTGATGAACCTGGGTTAAAGCACATGGAGGATATCTTTAAAGACTTCCCGAATGCCTTATGGTTGTATGCCCCACCCAATGAGTTTTACTGGACACACCTACCTAAAAATGGGGGACTGGATATTAAAGACTGGGTACAAGATGGGGCAACCGTAGATGACATCCTACAAGCAATTTCGGATAGACGCATCGTTGTTGATGCGCTCAATAAGTCTCTAGAAGCAGATGCCGAACGTTCTCGGACAACAGAAAGCAAGTTGGAGCAAAAATTTAATCAGATTCGTGCCGTCTGGGGTGAACGTCTGCGCTGGAACACCCTTAAAAAACAAGTAGAACTTGACGGACAACCACTACCACTTGACCGCATCGACTTGAAGATCGCTAGACAAATTCATATCGATATTAGCAAGGAACAAGGTAAGGGCATTGTTCTCGACCTAGCTCAAGAAAATCCCTACAGTCCAGTGGTTGAATATCTCGAACGGGTGAGCCATAAACATACTGATGTCGAGATCAGCATACTTGATACAATAGCTTCACGTTACTTTGGCACTAATAACCCGTTACACGCTGCGCTGATGAAACGGACTTTGATTGCAGCTGTGGCACGGGCATACGAGCCGGGGTGCAAGCACGATGAAATTACCATCCTTCAAGGTAAGCAGAAATCTCTCAAGTCAACATTTTGGAGAGTTTTAGCAGGTAAACAGTTTTTCACTGATGACATCTCTGGCACAGAAAAAGATGAAATCATGAAGATTGGCCAGTACTGGCTGTTGGAGTATGCCGAGTTTGAGAACTCCTATAAAAAGAAAGATGTCTCACAGCTCAAAGCTTTTCTCTCACGTCTGACTGATTCGATTCGCCGCCCTTATGGTACAGATATTGAGGATTTACCCAGACCATCTATTTTTGTTGGCACTACTAATCAGGACGAATTCTTGTATGACCCGACTGGTGAGCGTCGTTTCTGGGTAGTTTCGGTTTTAGTCAACCGGATCAACATTCAGTTACTTCAAAAAGAACGGGATCTGATTTGGGCTGCTGCCGTCGCCGCTTACAAGAGTGGAGAACAGTGGCACTTGACCGACACCGAAGATGAATGGTTAGAGGCTGCTAACAAACATTATCAAAGCACAGATCCTTGGGAAGCGGAAATCATGGCTTGGGCTAACATTCGCAATGAAGTATCGGCATCAGAAATACTTAGCGAAGTTCTCAAAATTGAGTTAGCCAAACAAGGCATGGCAGAGAAAAACCGTGTCACTCAAATCCTCCGGGCTAATGGATGGAACAGAGGCTCACGCAAACGGATAGCTGGCAAACTCCTTTACCCCTGGACTAAGCCACAACTAGAGACTAGAACAGAGAGTGGAACACCACTAGAACAGCAACTAGAACAGTCTGAAACTATTGCTCCCCAAGAGTTAGAGATTGAGTGTTCTAGTTGTTCTAGTGATTCTCCAAAACTTTTAGAAAATTTTGACAGTAGTGGGGGAGAAAATTTCACCCCACCTCCAGAAAAAGATAAAAGTTTGAAAAGTGACTGGAACAAAACTGAGCCAGAAAATACTGAAACAGTTATACAGCAAGCATCTGATAGCTGTTCTAGTCTCTGTTCTACCACCTCAGTAGATCGGGTGATTGCCAATGCGGAACTGATTCGGGAGTCTATTGTAGATGAGTCCTGGCAAATGATTGATGAACTCATAGAAGAATGGACGGATGAATTTAAATCTGCTGTTTGGGGATTATTGACCCCTGTTGAACGCAAGGCTGTTAAACAACTTAAACCTAAAGCGTGA
- the mobC gene encoding plasmid mobilization relaxosome protein MobC, whose product MQPDPRTNLSNQLADILTNRSVAPDEKREVTITFRASYAEKARLEQRCSGVVQSDYIRARLFDYPLPHPKLIIPEVNRQAIYELKKIGNNLNQQTRAINEAVKIGSQPLSNEVKSYLKTLEELTTLLEQTRQSLTQPSVEGQRNDYQNQS is encoded by the coding sequence ATGCAGCCAGACCCCCGCACCAATCTCAGTAATCAACTAGCTGACATATTAACCAATCGGTCAGTAGCACCAGATGAGAAGCGAGAAGTAACCATCACATTTAGGGCTAGCTATGCCGAGAAAGCTAGACTAGAGCAACGGTGTAGTGGAGTGGTGCAGAGTGACTATATTAGAGCGAGATTATTTGACTACCCTTTACCACATCCTAAGTTAATCATTCCCGAAGTCAACCGACAGGCTATCTACGAGTTAAAGAAGATTGGTAATAACCTGAATCAGCAGACTAGGGCTATTAACGAAGCTGTGAAAATTGGTAGCCAACCCCTGAGTAATGAAGTGAAATCATATCTGAAAACTCTTGAAGAACTGACAACGCTTTTAGAACAGACTCGCCAATCACTCACTCAACCATCGGTAGAGGGACAGCGCAATGATTACCAAAATCAAAGCTAA